The genomic stretch CCCTGGACGAAGACGTGGACGCGGCGTGCGCGGGGCTGTTGCCCGGTGATGTCGTCATCACCGAGTACCTCAACGACCCGGTGGGGTCGGACACGGGCCAGGAGTACGTGGAGCTGCACAACCCCACGCGCATCCCCGTGGACCTGTATGGGCTGACGCTCTACGCGTCCCGCTCGGATGGCTCGCAGGAGAAGGCCTATGCCGTCCTCGATGAGATGACGGTGGCGGCGGGGGACTACCTGGTGCTGGGCGACGTGCGCGACGGGCCGGTGCCCGCGCACGTGGACCACGCCTATGGCGACGGGCTGGGGGCGTTGGGGAACTCAGGCGGACGGCTGGGCATCCGGTGCGGTGAGCGGGTCCTGGACGAGGTCCAGCTCTCCGCGCCCGCGAAGAGCGGGGTATCGCGCATCTACGACGGACGCCTGGTGCCGGACATGGCGGGGAATGACGACCAGGCTCGCTGGTGTGACTCGCCCGACGCCGGTGTCGGCGGGACGCTCCAGGGGAGTCCTGGCGCCGCGAACGCCCCCTGTGGCCCCGTGGGTGACGCGGGTGTCCCCGCGGACGCGGGTGTGGTGGCGACGTGCAGGCCCGCGGGCGCCGATGCCGGGAGACCTGTCCTGCTTCCGGCGCCTGGAGACCTGGTCATCACTGAGCTCATGGCCAATCCGCGTGGCGACGACACGTTGGGTGAGTGGGTGGAGCTGCGAGCCACGGCCCCCGTGGACCTCAACGGCGTGACGCTGGTCGCCGAGGCGGGTGAGGCGACGGTGAAGGCGGACGGTTGCCTGTCACTCGCGACGGGGGAGTACGCGGTGCTGGCCCGTCGCACGGATGCCACCCTCAACGGAGGGCTTCCTCCGCCCGTGGCGACGTTCAACATGGACCTGCGCAATGCGGGCGGTCGGTTGCAGGTGAAGGCCGGGGGCGTGGTGGTCGACGCGGTCGATTACGGTCTGGCGATGGATGGCGTGGCCACGCAGGTGTCCGCACCGCTCGCGGATGCTGTCCAGAATGACGCGCCCTCCGCATGGTGCGCAGCCACGGCCGCCTATGGCTCGCGCGGTGACCTGGGGACGCCCGGTCGTGGGAATCGTGTCTGTGAGGGAGACGGAGGCACGCTGGGCGGCGCTGGCGACGGTGGAACCTCCGATGGCGGCGTGGATGCCGGGACGCTCGAGGACGGATGTATTGACCGGACCACCGGAAGGACGCGCGCGCGCAGGGTTCCCGATGGGGGCTCGCTCGTCCTCACCGAATTCATGGCGGACCCACAGGCGGTAGCGGACGCCATGGGGGAGTGGGTGGAGGTGCTCGCGCTGCGCGACGTGGACCTCAATGGTGTGTCGCTGTCCAACGAGAGCGGGAGCCGCTCGACGTTCGACTCGGCGCTGTGTCTGGCAGTGAAGGCAGGAGGCCGCGCGGTCCTGGCGCGCAGTGAGGACGCGTCCCGCAATGGCGGGCTGCCCGCGGTGCTCGGCACCTTCAACTTCAACCTGGCGAATACAACGGGCAGCCGGAAGCTCGAGCTCTCGGTGGAAGGGCGCGTGCTCGACGCCGTGTCGTGGACCGGCGCGGCCATCCCGGGTGTGTCCTCACAGCTCGACCCCGGGCGCAGTGACCCTCAACGCAATGACTGGCCCGGGAGCTTCTGTCCCACGCCCGAGTCGGCCCGTTATGGCCGGGGAGACCGGGGCACGCCGGGAGGGGTGAACCGCTCATGCGCGCCTTGATGAAATGTGCGTTGGCCTGTTTGCTGGCGGCCTGTGGCGGAGGTGACGCGGAAGTCTCTTGCGGCCCCGCTTCAGGACGGGTGGCGGAGGTCCTGGATGGGGACACGGTCGTCCTGGAGAGCGGCGAGCGTGTTCGCTACCTGCTCGCGGATGCACCGGAGCGCACGGGCGCGGGCGGTGACTGCTTCGGTCCGGAGGCGCATGCCTTCAACCGGGGGCTCGTCGAGGGCAGGCGGGTAGCGCTGACCTATGGCGAGGCGTGCGAGGACCGCTTCGGCCGGCGCCTCGCCTACGTGTCCGTGGACGGTCGCGAGGTGAACACGCTGTTGGTGGAGAGAGGCCATGCCTGCGTGCTCCACGTTCCTCCCGCGGGCCGTTCGAGACGCGCGGAGTTCGAGGCACTGGAGGCGCAGGCCCGGTTGGCGAGGCGCGGTGTCTGGGGGGCCTGCGCGCCCGTCCCCTGTCAGCGGTGAGCCACCTGTCGGACGAGGCACCGCCGTGGCTGCCTCTCCCGCGAGGCATCATCCGAGCCCGACTTGGAGACGGGCAGTCCCGCCGGGGGGCGGGATGTATCCCAGTGGTAACAGCCACGCGCGGCCCGCATGGAGAGGGCGGGCGTTCCTGGTTGGGGGGCTGGTGAGGACATGCCAGGGCAATCATCGACCACGAAGGCGCGCGCATGAGTCCAAGCGTCACGCCGACGCTCTCGCTGCCGGACGTCTTGGAGGTCCTTCGGGAGGACATCATCCGGCGCCTGATGGCGGGGGTGGGCGCCGCGCTCGGAGCGCTCGCGCCCCTGGCGAGCGCGGATGCGGGGGGCCTTCACAAGCTCGTGGGGCGGCTCGGGGCGCTGCTCCGAATCCCCTCCATGGCGGCGCGGCTGGCGGAGGCTCGCGCCCTGGGCTGTGAGTATGGACGTGAGCGCTACCTGGCGGGCTTCAGTATCAGCTCGCTGGTGCTCGAGTATGGCGCGCTGCGCGACGCCATCCTCGAGAGCCTGGATGCCGTGGGCTGGGTCCCCGAGCTCGCGGGGCTGCGCGCGCTGGCCC from Myxococcus xanthus encodes the following:
- a CDS encoding lamin tail domain-containing protein, with the protein product MKGWGRYLGWGWLLGLAGAWACGGTPLDEDVDAACAGLLPGDVVITEYLNDPVGSDTGQEYVELHNPTRIPVDLYGLTLYASRSDGSQEKAYAVLDEMTVAAGDYLVLGDVRDGPVPAHVDHAYGDGLGALGNSGGRLGIRCGERVLDEVQLSAPAKSGVSRIYDGRLVPDMAGNDDQARWCDSPDAGVGGTLQGSPGAANAPCGPVGDAGVPADAGVVATCRPAGADAGRPVLLPAPGDLVITELMANPRGDDTLGEWVELRATAPVDLNGVTLVAEAGEATVKADGCLSLATGEYAVLARRTDATLNGGLPPPVATFNMDLRNAGGRLQVKAGGVVVDAVDYGLAMDGVATQVSAPLADAVQNDAPSAWCAATAAYGSRGDLGTPGRGNRVCEGDGGTLGGAGDGGTSDGGVDAGTLEDGCIDRTTGRTRARRVPDGGSLVLTEFMADPQAVADAMGEWVEVLALRDVDLNGVSLSNESGSRSTFDSALCLAVKAGGRAVLARSEDASRNGGLPAVLGTFNFNLANTTGSRKLELSVEGRVLDAVSWTGAAIPGVSSQLDPGRSDPQRNDWPGSFCPTPESARYGRGDRGTPGGVNRSCAP
- a CDS encoding thermonuclease family protein, whose translation is MAEVLDGDTVVLESGERVRYLLADAPERTGAGGDCFGPEAHAFNRGLVEGRRVALTYGEACEDRFGRRLAYVSVDGREVNTLLVERGHACVLHVPPAGRSRRAEFEALEAQARLARRGVWGACAPVPCQR